A part of Antennarius striatus isolate MH-2024 chromosome 21, ASM4005453v1, whole genome shotgun sequence genomic DNA contains:
- the aatkb gene encoding serine/threonine-protein kinase LMTK1 isoform X4 yields MYVPLRWIAPELVDEVHGNLLVAEQTQQSNMWSLGVTIWELFELGNQPYRHYSDRQVLTYAVREQQLRLPKPQLKVPLAERWYEVMQFCWLQPDQRPNAEEVHLLLSYLCAKGASEAEEDFDRRWNSLCPNTGFNSHRGASALSQDHPTSTSSSFPLLEQFSAGDGYHSESGDDILTVTETSHGLNFEYKWEQARSNQSYRGSDSSATLEQVGHHCQEVFYPPGGIMGGCPMENHNHVVSPSYYRSKHLHAAGILPVLTAHSPSVNSEYYIRIEEPIDCNIDPDYTMSSYSPDYQGSNGSFLTGSADSGDCMGCPSQAKNMGPYWSADIHKADVYDSNDSSPAISLTMEPLLGQVSDHSPIHPWETSHYVSYKDRDGGYYFEHSPPLGIDHYLMRGEVATEQHRESWGSRSLRQALGELEHPLGITSSMNSPPPQVYRDTYLDTSETSIIGKNVTGGYYDMMGSLRKTMPSHTRHNGHSVSINMETEGALFSKHKDSDSEEEEEYIYVERHNCNTWPSKHSHSNVSRHRRASHSSKRDAYVDFHYTMPSTDIEDSWPEEHTLTFHSLPKPIGYLEPHQARDNSACLSLNTHHSMVSSDNCNAYVYLSRDVETQMPASGECCHSHFVDPLTGLFVRNNSYSHNYSHSNYICDKVVGVPSNEEMINLSPAPGGPIVAKPTSIQAEDSREQYVDLTFDDTPFKENREDINKENPVMLKPVEPKIDEVTLTMKSTPPPPDNTHVMVAFTDPQSDLSNTGDSGVDREGSSVSLVDILDCSENDEDDEITDDFTDVTSGIFADESIELNASPALKSLQKQVGTPDSMDSMDLPSTSGSCDGFSPVCSHPKAMDSGYDTENNESPEFVPKEPHEPREQPLVKSTLETCLEEDKTQKEQGVKPKAVPAEDELSLGEDLVMGSSQSGDHILLPLSVTTPYRDSAYFSDYENERQSRDEGEELTESVRAEENYEQEQGMGEEKCEIKNEEQEELQDSIAIKGIQLEIRNLLNEEIDSSSPQDLEAYLTEQCSQDEVLGLPPEHSDSASIAEGGLDEWPSQEESSSLGDWAAEVVGAMEEALGALNVDRISNVKVEEDEAEDMKISVQDVETTKVNVTTAIKMIQNKPFGKSSEIPYTLPKDEVALQLTASSRRFSSSSPPSSSTSSPAPLATEGQGPPADGEEADEEDGDTDDSDESDEELRSYSVQEQSGGEDSEEEYHPVPIVVSDDSEAHKLRSLLKMPIALTKENLEGELENKKKTVSFFDDVTVYLFDQESPTKELAEHGFLIGAEGQSLLTKSQDRTNASDDSSDGNISEESGGYEWEDEFPLLPLPTSSMASDSPPPRSIPKAPDPKPVLQLSRFTVSPSNVSRFSITHISDSDMDSIGGSSEDGDKE; encoded by the exons CAGAGGAAGATTTTGACAGGAGATGGAACTCTTTGTGTCCCAATACTGGATTCAACAGCCACCGTGGTGCCTCGGCATTGTCCCAAGATCACCCCACTTCAACCTCGTCCTCATTCCCACTGCTTGAGCAATTTTCAGCTGGTGATGGCTACCACTCAGAGTCTGGGGATGATATACTAACAGTTACCGAGACCAGTCATGGCCTAAACTTTGAATACAAGTGGGAGCAAGCCAGATCTAATCAGTCATACAGAGGGTCAGACTCATCTGCTACTCTGGAGCAGGTTGGTCATCATTGTCAGGAAGTATTTTACCCTCCTGGTGGCATCATGGGAGGTTGCCCAATGGAGAACCACAACCATGTGGTGTCTCCATCATACTATCGATCAAAACATCTACATGCTGCAGGAATTCTTCCTGTCCTCACTGCCCATAGCCCCTCAGTGAACAGTGAATACTACATCCGCATTGAAGAACCTATAGACTGTAACATTGATCCAGATTATACAATGTCCTCTTACAGCCCAGACTACCAGGGCAGCAACGGGAGCTTTCTAACTGGCAGTGCAGACTCAGGTGATTGTATGGGCTGCCCATCACAGGCCAAGAACATGGGTCCCTATTGGTCAGCGGACATCCATAAGGCAGATGTATATGATTCCAATGACTCAAGTCCAGCTATCTCCCTCACAATGGAGCCCCTTTTAGGGCAAGTGTCAGACCACAGCCCCATACATCCCTGGGAGACTAGTCACTATGTGTCATATAAAGACAGAGATGGTGGCTATTACTTTGAACACTCACCTCCATTGGGGATAGATCATTATTTGATGAGGGGTGAGGTTGCCACTGAGCAACATCGGGAAAGCTGGGGTTCCAGGAGCCTGCGCCAGGCCTTGGGTGAGTTAGAGCACCCACTAGGTATAACATCCTCTATGAACAGTCCACCTCCACAGGTCTACAGAGACACATACCTGGACACAAGTGAGACCTCCATCATAGGGAAGAATGTGACAGGGGGCTACTATGACATGATGGGCTCCCTGAGGAAGACAATGCCCAGCCACACCAGGCACAATGGCCACTCTGTAAGTATCAACATGGAGACAGAGGGAGCACTGTTCAGCAAGCACAAAGACAGTgattcagaggaggaagaggagtacaTATACGTTGAGAGGCACAACTGCAACACTTGGCCTTCAAAACACAGCCATAGCAATGTGAGTCGTCACAGACGTGCAAGCCATAGTTCCAAACGAGATGCGTATGTAGATTTTCACTACACAATGCCAAGCACAGACATTGAAGACTCGTGGCCTGAGGAGCATACCCTCACCTTCCACTCGCTACCTAAACCCATTGGCTATCTTGAGCCCCACCAGGCCAGAGATAACAGTGCTTGCCTTAGTTTGAACACACATCACTCAATGGTATCCTCAGACAACTGCAATGCCTATGTCTATCTGTCCCGTGATGTTGAGACACAGATGCCAGCATCCGGAGAATGCTGCCACTCACACTTTGTTGACCCACTTACAGGCTTGTTCGTCAGAAACAACAGCTACAGTCACAACTACAGTCACAGCAACTACATCTGTGATAAAGTTGTTGGCGTCCCAAGCAATGAAGAGATGATCAATCTGTCACCAGCTCCAGGGGGTCCAATTGTGGCGAAACCCACCTCCATACAGGCAGAGGACAGTAGAGAACAATATGTCGACCTTACATTTGATGACACACCATTCAAAGAAAATAGGGAAGatataaacaaagaaaatccaGTAATGCTGAAACCAGTGGAGCCTAAAATAGATGAGGTGACACTGACAATGAAAAgcactcctcctccccctgacAACACGCATGTGATGGTGGCCTTCACAGATCCACAGTCAGATCTGAGTAACACTGGCGATAGTGGAGTCGACCGAGAAGGCTCCAGTGTGAGCCTTGTGGACATCCTTGATTGTAGCGAAAacgatgaggatgatgaaatCACAGATGATTTCACTGATGTTACTTCAGGCATCTTTGCTGATGAGTCTATTGAACTGAATGCTTCACCTGCCTTAAAGTCACTACAGAAGCAGGTGGGTACACCTGATTCAATGGATTCCATGGATCTGCCATCGACATCTGGGTCTTGTGATGGTTTCAGCCCTGTGTGCTCCCATCCCAAAGCTATGGACAGTGGCTAtgacacagaaaacaatgaGAGCCCTGAGTTTGTACCCAAAGAGCCTCATGAACCCCGTGAACAACCTCTGGTAAAGTCTACCCTTGAAACTTgtctagaggaagacaaaacacaaaaggagCAAGGAGTCAAGCCTAAAGCAGTGCCTGCAGAGGATGAACTATCGTTGGGTGAAGATTTGGTCATGGGATCTTCACAATCAGGAGACCACATCCTTTTACCACTGAGCGTGACGACTCCATACAGAGACTCTGCCTACTTTTCAGACtatgaaaatgaaagacagtCAAGGGATGAAGGAGAAGAACTAACAGAGAGTGTCAGAGCTGAAGAAAATTATGAACAGGAACAAGGAATGGGAGAAGAGAAGTGTGAGATAAAGAATGAAGAGCAGGAAGAACTACAAGATAGTATAGCTATCAAAGGCATACAACTTGAAATAAGAAACTTATTAAATGAAGAAATAGACTCCTCCTCACCACAAGACTTAGAGGCATACTTGACAGAACAGTGCAGCCAGGATGAGGTATTGGGGCTACCTCCTGAGCACTCTGACAGTGCTTCAATAGCAGAGGGTGGTCTGGATGAATGGCCATCTCAGGAAGAGAGTTCATCCCTCGGAGATTGGGCAGCGGAGGTGGTGGGTGCAATGGAAGAAGCACTCGGTGCCCTGAATGTAGATCGTATCTCTAATGTCAAGGTTGAGGAAGACGAAGCGGAAGACATGAAGATCTCTGTTCAAGATGTAGAAACAACTAAAGTTAATGTGACAACAGCCATCAAGATGATTCAAAATAAGCCATTTGGGAAATCTAGTGAAATTCCATACACCTTACCTAAAGACGAGGTGGCATTGCAGCTCACAGCAAGTTCCAGACGTTTTTCTTCCTCCAgtcctccatcttcttccacTTCTTCTCCTGCACCCCTTGCAACAGAGGGCCAAGGGCCTCCAGCTGATGGGGAAGAGGCTGATGAGGAAgatggtgacactgatgacagtgatgagTCAGATGAGGAGTTGCGATCCTACAGTGTGCAGGAACAGAGTGGAGGAGAGGATAGTGAAGAAGAGTATCACCCAGTGCCCATTGTGGTGAGTGACGACAGCGAAGCCCACAAGCTGCGAAGCCTCCTTAAGATGCCAATAGCCCTGACAAAAGAAAACCTTGAGGGGGAgcttgaaaacaagaaaaagactGTGTCGttttttgatgatgtcactgtctATCTGTTTGATCAG GAAAGCCCAACCAAGGAACTGGCTGAGCATGGTTTCCTTATTGGAGCAGAGGGTCAGAGCCTACTTACCAAATCACAAGATAGGACTAATGCCTCAGATGATTCTTCTGATGGAAACATCTCAGAGGAAA GTGGAGGGTATGAGTGGGAAGATGAATTCCCCCTGCTTCCTCTGCCAACATCCTCAATGGCATCTGACTCTCCGCCACCCCGCTCCATCCCCAAAGCTCCAGACCCTAAACCAGTTTTACAGTTGTCCCGCTTCACTGTCTCCCCCTCAAATGTGTCCCGTTTCTCCATCACTCACATTTCTGACTCTGATATGGACTCCATAGGAG